A part of Sander vitreus isolate 19-12246 chromosome 8, sanVit1, whole genome shotgun sequence genomic DNA contains:
- the miox gene encoding inositol oxygenase — translation MRVINIGPDPSLAYRPNLEMDKTKEKEDYRNFKSGSLIDRVFNTYKLMHTNQTLDFVKQKHSVWAGCNHDRKRMMDAIMSLDQLVDESDPDVDFPNSFHAFQTAEGIRQAYPDKDWFQLVGLIHDVGKTMALWDEPQWAVVGDTFPVGCKFQNSIVFRDNTFMDNPDEKTTSYNTEYGIYESNCGLDKVLMSWGHDEYLYRVMKFNNCSIPEQGLYMIRFHSFYPWHSHGDYMHLCNDKDLRMLPWVQEFNKFDLYTKSTELPDVDKLKPYYQSLIDKYCPGILKW, via the exons ATGCGTGTCATCAACATC GGTCCAGACCCGTCTCTGGCATATCGGCCAAATTTGGAGATGGATAAAACCAAAGAAAAGGAAGACTACAGAAACTTCAAG AGTGGAAGTCTAATTGACCGTGTGTTCAACACATACAAGCTGATGCACACCAATCAGACACTAGACTTTGTGAAACAAAAG CACTCTGTATGGGCCGGCTGCAACCACGATCGTAAGAGGATGATGGACGCCATCATGTCTCTAGACCAGCTGGTGGACGAGTCCGATCCTGATGTGGACTTCCCCAATTCCTTCCACGCCTTCCAGACTGCTGAGGGCATCCGCCAAGCATACCCGGACAAAG ACTGGTTCCAGTTGGTGGGTCTGATCCATGATGTTGGGAAGACAATGGCTCTTTGGGATGAACCCCAG TGGGCTGTAGTAGGTGACACCTTCCCAGTGGGCTGCAAGTTTCAAAACTCCATTGTGTTCAGAGACAATACCTTTATGGATAACCCAGATGAGAAAACTACCAGCTACAA TACAGAATATGGGATCTATGAATCAAACTGTGGACTCGACAAAGTCCTCATGTCCTGGGGCCATGATG AGTATCTCTACAGAGTTATGAAGTTTAACAACTGCTCCATCCCAGAGCAG GGGTTGTACATGATTCGCTTTCATTCGTTCTACCCCTGGCACTCCCACGGAGACTACATGCACCTGTGCAATGACAAAGACCTGCGCATGCTGCCCTGGGTCCAAGAGTTCAA caaatttgacttgTACACAAAGAGCACCGAGCTCCCAGACGTCGACAAGCTGAAGCCGTACTACCAGTCTCTGATCGACAAGTACTGTCCTGGAATACTGAAGTGGTGA
- the adm2b gene encoding protein ADM2 has protein sequence MCALLPAWLCLLLGLLPLEIQSRALTLQTLTHRHRLSLPRTAKYPKSSNTAIMPTASDLSVAVDNHITEGDRHIIWRALLHKEPPSRFSDPLPDQRDSVLWEAPVWQRGSRGRRHANSGGGRGHSHLMRVGCVLGTCQVQNLSHRLYQLIGQSGREDSSPINPHSPHSYG, from the exons ATGTGTGCGCTGTTGCCGGCGTGGCTGTGCCTGCTGCTCGGCCTCCTGCCTCTGGAGATCCAGTCCCGGGCTTTGACTCTGCAGACCCTCACTCACAGACATAG GTTGAGTTTACCCAGAACCGCTAAATACCCAAAGTCTTCTAACACCGCCATCATGCCTACTGCGTCTGATCTCTCTGTTGCTGTTGACAACCACatcacagagggagacagacataTCATCTGGAGGGCCCTGCTGCACAAAGAGCCCCCGTCGAGGTTTTCTGACCCGTTGCCTGACCAGAGAGACAGTGTGCTATGGGAAGCGCCGGTGTGGCAGCGTGGGTCACGGGGTCGTCGTCATGCCAACAGTGGCGGTGGAAGGGGTCACAGCCATCTGATGAGGGTGGGGTGTGTCCTTGGCACCTGTCAAGTTCAGAACCTCAGCCACCGTCTCTaccagctgattggacaaagcGGGAGGGAAGACTCCTCCCCCATTAACCCTCACAGTCCTCACAGCTATGGCTAA